One genomic window of Gemmatimonadota bacterium includes the following:
- a CDS encoding replication-associated recombination protein A, whose protein sequence is MRPRTLDDYAGQQHLLAVGKPLGDAIRRGDVGSIVLWGPPGTGKTTLARLVARHTERAFVPFSAVSEGIPRVREIIKEAEERRRLGRGTILFVDEIHRLNRGQQDAFLPAVEQGIVTLIGATTENPSFELNAALLSRARVWVLQPLAPEEIAAVVDRAVASDDGLRNGVTIPADARDLLARVADGDARRALTILEAAAQHVGSGGTITPEVIEATMARRLASHDKAGEQHYDLISALHKAVRGSDPQGALYWLARILQGGEDPMFLARRLVRMATEDIGLADPRALEVAIAGRDAFHFLGSPEGELALAEVAVYLATAPKSNRVYVAWGAAQAAAADSPAAPVPLHIRNAPTGLMEELGYGAGYKYAFDDPSGFVAQQYLPDALKDAEFYRPGPFGQEQRIAERMKWWQERGAADPPRPPSKD, encoded by the coding sequence ATGCGGCCGCGCACCCTCGATGACTACGCCGGTCAGCAGCATCTCCTCGCCGTCGGCAAGCCGCTTGGCGATGCCATCCGTCGTGGTGATGTCGGGAGCATCGTGCTCTGGGGGCCGCCCGGCACCGGCAAGACCACACTGGCCCGCTTGGTGGCGCGGCACACGGAACGGGCCTTCGTCCCGTTCTCGGCGGTCAGCGAAGGGATCCCGCGTGTCCGGGAGATCATCAAGGAAGCGGAGGAGCGCCGCCGCCTCGGCCGTGGCACCATCCTCTTCGTCGATGAGATTCACCGTCTCAATCGCGGCCAACAGGATGCCTTTCTTCCGGCGGTGGAGCAGGGGATCGTCACGCTGATTGGTGCCACCACCGAGAACCCATCCTTCGAGTTGAACGCCGCGCTGCTGTCGCGCGCGCGGGTGTGGGTGCTCCAGCCGTTGGCGCCAGAGGAGATCGCCGCGGTCGTGGACCGCGCGGTGGCCAGTGATGACGGACTCCGCAACGGCGTGACGATCCCCGCCGACGCGCGCGACCTCCTGGCCCGCGTCGCCGATGGCGATGCGCGGCGGGCGCTCACCATTCTGGAGGCCGCGGCGCAGCATGTGGGCAGCGGTGGCACGATCACCCCCGAAGTGATCGAAGCGACGATGGCCCGTCGCCTCGCGTCGCATGACAAGGCGGGTGAGCAGCACTACGACCTCATCTCCGCGCTCCACAAGGCGGTGCGTGGCAGCGATCCACAGGGCGCCTTGTACTGGCTCGCCCGGATCCTGCAGGGTGGTGAGGACCCGATGTTCCTGGCGCGACGGTTGGTGCGCATGGCCACGGAGGACATCGGTCTCGCTGATCCTCGCGCACTGGAAGTCGCCATCGCCGGACGCGATGCCTTCCATTTTCTTGGCAGCCCCGAAGGCGAGCTGGCCCTGGCGGAGGTGGCGGTCTATCTCGCGACGGCGCCGAAGAGCAACCGCGTCTACGTGGCGTGGGGCGCCGCACAGGCGGCCGCCGCCGACTCGCCCGCCGCCCCGGTGCCGCTGCACATTCGCAACGCGCCGACCGGCTTGATGGAGGAGCTCGGCTACGGGGCGGGCTACAAGTATGCCTTCGATGATCCCTCCGGCTTCGTCGCCCAGCAGTACCTCCCCGATGCCCTCAAGGACGCCGAGTTCTATCGGCCGGGACCGTTCGGGCAGGAGCAGCGGATCGCCGAGCGGATGAAGTGGTGGCAGGAGCGCGGCGCTGCCGACCCCCCGCGCCCCCCATCGAAGGACTGA
- the hflX gene encoding GTPase HflX, with amino-acid sequence MRAPIEVVPPRERVILVAAPRKGSSDAQKLEEHLGELSRLVDTAGGEIVGRLTQQIASASAATLIGEGKVEELAKLVFDTKATLVVFDEELSPAQGQGIEEQTRTRVMDRAEIILDIFATRARSHEAKLQVELAQLQYMLPRLTRMWTHLSRTRGGIGLRGPGETQLETDRRMIRTKIALLREKLRDVQRHRETIRSGRSVMLGAALVGYTNAGKSSILRGLSGEHEIFVEDRLFATLDTLTREVDLGDNLRVRLSDTVGFIRKLPHHLVASFRATLEEAGEADILLHVVDASHDEWEDQMHTVEEVLTELGLEEKPVQVVFNKLDALADPNAFATLAHERYPDAIFTSTMRIDGLQSLKSALRGRAEAIRPVVRVLLDPSDGKRLGQLHRIGDVLRQSLEEGQLAVMVRLEPWRAEQLRRDGVTVR; translated from the coding sequence ATGCGCGCGCCAATTGAAGTCGTCCCCCCGCGGGAGCGTGTCATCCTCGTTGCCGCCCCCCGCAAGGGGAGCAGCGACGCGCAGAAGCTCGAGGAACACCTCGGCGAACTGTCGCGCCTGGTCGATACCGCCGGCGGGGAGATCGTTGGTCGGCTGACACAGCAGATCGCCTCCGCGTCCGCGGCCACCCTCATCGGCGAGGGCAAGGTCGAGGAACTCGCCAAGCTCGTCTTCGACACCAAGGCGACGCTGGTGGTGTTCGACGAAGAGCTGTCGCCGGCGCAGGGGCAGGGGATCGAGGAGCAGACGCGCACGCGCGTCATGGACCGCGCCGAGATCATTCTCGACATCTTCGCGACGCGGGCACGCAGCCACGAGGCGAAGCTGCAGGTCGAACTGGCCCAATTGCAGTACATGCTGCCGCGACTCACACGGATGTGGACGCACTTGTCGCGGACGCGCGGCGGCATCGGCCTTCGGGGTCCGGGCGAGACGCAGCTCGAGACGGACCGTCGGATGATCCGTACCAAGATCGCCCTGCTCCGCGAGAAGTTGCGCGACGTGCAGCGGCACCGCGAGACGATCCGCTCGGGCCGGAGCGTGATGCTCGGCGCGGCGCTGGTGGGGTACACCAACGCGGGCAAGTCGAGCATCCTGCGCGGACTCTCCGGCGAGCACGAGATCTTCGTCGAGGATCGGCTCTTCGCGACACTCGACACGCTCACCCGCGAAGTCGACCTCGGTGACAACCTCCGGGTCCGCCTGAGCGACACCGTCGGCTTCATTCGCAAGCTGCCGCACCATCTCGTCGCGTCGTTCCGCGCCACCCTCGAGGAGGCCGGCGAGGCCGACATCCTCCTCCACGTCGTCGATGCCTCCCACGATGAGTGGGAGGACCAGATGCACACCGTCGAGGAAGTGCTGACCGAACTGGGGCTGGAGGAGAAGCCGGTCCAGGTCGTCTTCAACAAGCTGGACGCTCTGGCGGACCCGAACGCCTTCGCGACCCTGGCCCACGAGCGTTACCCCGACGCGATCTTCACGAGCACGATGCGGATTGACGGCCTCCAGTCGCTGAAATCGGCGCTGCGGGGCCGGGCAGAGGCGATCCGCCCCGTGGTACGGGTCCTGCTGGATCCGTCGGACGGGAAGCGGCTGGGCCAGTTGCACCGGATCGGCGATGTCCTGCGGCAGTCGTTGGAGGAGGGGCAGTTGGCGGTGATGGTCCGCCTCGAGCCCTGGCGGGCCGAGCAGCTGCGGCGCGACGGCGTCACGGTGCGCTAA
- a CDS encoding NAD-dependent epimerase has product MKHLVTGAAGFIGSHVSEKLLERGDEVVGLDNVNAYYDPTLKEARLERLRRFPNFRFVRLDLTDRTAMEELFRVERFPRIIHLAAQAGVRYSVTHPHAYVDSNITGFLHAIEGARHHGAEHFTFASTSSVYGLDTAMPFSVHQGVDHPVSLYAATKKANELMAHSYAHLYGLPCTGLRFFTVYGPWGRPDMALFLFAKAILEGRPIEVFNHGQMRRDFTYVGDIVEGVVRVSDRPAAPNPDWDSANPDPASSSAPYRLYNIGNNHPTPLMDFISALEKELGMTAEKIYAPMQMGDVPETSADVSDLVRDTGFHPGTSVEVGVKRFVEWYKEFYGV; this is encoded by the coding sequence ATGAAGCACTTGGTGACGGGCGCGGCGGGATTCATCGGCTCCCACGTCAGCGAAAAGCTGCTGGAGCGGGGCGATGAGGTGGTGGGCCTCGACAATGTGAACGCCTACTACGACCCGACCCTCAAGGAGGCACGGCTCGAACGCCTGCGCCGCTTTCCCAATTTCCGGTTTGTGCGCCTGGATTTGACCGACCGGACCGCGATGGAAGAGCTCTTTCGCGTCGAGCGCTTTCCCCGGATCATCCACCTCGCCGCGCAGGCGGGGGTTCGCTACTCCGTCACCCATCCGCACGCCTACGTCGACAGCAACATCACCGGCTTCCTCCACGCCATCGAGGGCGCTCGGCACCACGGCGCGGAGCACTTCACCTTCGCGTCGACGTCGTCGGTGTACGGGCTCGACACCGCGATGCCGTTCTCGGTGCACCAGGGCGTCGACCACCCCGTCTCGCTCTATGCCGCGACCAAGAAGGCCAACGAGTTGATGGCGCACTCCTATGCCCACCTCTACGGCCTGCCCTGTACGGGGCTTCGCTTCTTCACGGTGTACGGTCCGTGGGGACGCCCCGACATGGCGCTCTTCCTCTTCGCCAAGGCGATCCTCGAGGGACGCCCGATCGAGGTGTTCAACCACGGCCAGATGCGCCGCGACTTCACCTACGTGGGTGACATCGTCGAAGGGGTGGTGCGGGTCTCCGATCGACCGGCCGCGCCAAATCCCGACTGGGATTCGGCCAACCCCGATCCGGCCTCGAGCTCGGCGCCGTACCGACTCTACAACATCGGCAACAACCACCCGACGCCGCTGATGGACTTCATCTCGGCACTTGAGAAGGAACTCGGGATGACCGCCGAGAAGATCTACGCGCCGATGCAGATGGGCGACGTCCCCGAGACCAGCGCCGACGTGAGCGATCTGGTCCGCGATACCGGCTTCCATCCGGGGACGTCCGTCGAGGTCGGCGTCAAGCGATTCGTGGAATGGTACAAGGAGTTTTACGGGGTCTAG